Genomic segment of Hirundo rustica isolate bHirRus1 chromosome 6, bHirRus1.pri.v3, whole genome shotgun sequence:
ccttttctgCCCATGAAGAGTGTGATCACTTCTGTTTGCAAGGAAGATGATAGCGGGAGGTGTGGTGGTCCTTCAGGTCAAACTCCTCATGGCCTTCCCTAAGAAGCAAATACAAAGTGCAGTCACAAGTAAAAATCCAGGCCAGGAACTCGCTCTAAGCCACTGCACAAGGTATCTCACAGCAGCCCTTAACCAGAAACTTATTCCACAAGTTGGCTGTGAGGACCTAACTGGCAGCCATCTGGACTAACTACTTAAGATATTTGCTTGTAACAGAAATTTCTGAGGTGCTTTATGGGAAGGTCTGCTCATCCTTGTCAGCTGGATTTGAAAATGACAACAGgtccttctgtttctttccctcttgAAGAGATTAATGTAACTAATGGCTCATTTTCAGCACTGTGTCTGTGATTCCAGGGACATTAGCAACTGTGACAacagacaaaatgacagtctcctccagaaaactctggaaaaaaaatgaaaataatgcaCTGTATGGGCAGCTGTCTTAACCATGCTCAGGAGCAGGAAGTGTTGAGTAAGATACAAGCCTGCATCCACAGTATGTGGCTGACACATCTACCTGCCAGACTGTTAAATCTGCTTTTACTGATGTTTGCTGTCAGATACTTTTGTTTGtatgctttgtttttaataatccAACACTGCCAGTCATATgttttctgaacattttcatATGGTTTCCCCACACTGCATTTGCACTTTGCACTACAAAATTTGCGGGAAATGAGAGAACATGCACGGAAGCATCTCTTGTTATCCCACCCACATTTTTAGCAACCTGCAGTCTTAATGTCATCCAGCACTAATCTGAGAACCAAGCCAACTACCCAATACTTTAGAGGCATGAAAAAAGAGAAGTCACACAATCTGTTAGGAATAGCTTTGTATTCAAAGGAATTAACCCTCCAAATCTGAGACACAAAAATTTTGTCAAAAATCAAGCTACACACGTTTAAGAACCAAGACTAAAGCTGCTGCAAGGCCTGACTGGTGGAAAAAGGCTCACACATACGTATTTCAacgaaaaaaaaatttaatatggTTTAGGATTGCAAATTCTCAAGCTAAGAAAACCCTCAGGAATTCATACTATCTGATCTCCCCCTTTAAGGGAATCCAGCCCAGGTCATCCATCAATGGCATTAACAAACGATAGGAGTCACTGAACAATGGCCTCATTTATTCCATCCCACGTAATGCAGCACACCAGCTGCTCCAGAGAACACTCAGACAATGTGCCCAAACACGAACTGAAGAATTTCTGCCTAGGATCAGTTTAGTCCCTGAAGCCTGGGACAGCTACTGATCACACAAAGTATTTCTCTAATAACTAGCATTCAGTTTAAATCTAGATTCCTCAAATCTTGCCTCCTACTGACTGTTTTTCTGCCCAATGAGAAAAGCATACAAAAGGGGCCAAGCTTACCTTTGACCCCCCCTCTCAGACCCAGAGGAACTGGGAGACTCACCAAAAGCAGCGCTGGCAGTAGAGGTCCCCGTCACAGCCATGGCAGCGCAAAGTGGCATCTTCGTTGCAGATGCAGCACCAGGGTAACTCATCCTCATCACTATCATCTGCCCTTGCAAGAGCTGTGGCGGCTGGAGTGTGGCTCTaattcacagagaaaacaagagaCAGAGAGTTCAGACCCCAGCACAGACAACAAAGAACTTTAATTGTAATTCATGATGGCCACAGTGACCTGTCCCATGGTCCACAGTTTCCTTTCTGTTGATCCTAAATCTGTGAGATGAACttgcccagagcacagggacaggctccATATGCATCTAGACTTAAATAAAAACCCAAGTACTTGCTAGAATTTGGGTTTGAGTTTGTGTCGCTTGGAACGTAAACAGGTGTTCAGCTTCATTTAGTGTCTACAGTGACGTACACCCACATTGTGTGTGTTGTGTTAAGGGCATAAAGCCCAGATATTCTGGCAGGCACCACAACAATACCATGTGACACACAATTCCTGCTGCAAAAGCAAGAGATCAAAAAGTCTCGCTGAAAGGGGCtatgtgggaagggaaaggaatgcAGAGGTGGGGGTGTTGTTTTCTCCCTGTTGTAGAAAGAAAACTGGGGGACAAAGGAAGTGCTTTGTCAAAAGACTCCTACTATTCATTTGTACCTGAGGCTGGAACAAAAAGATCTTCTGAAATCATAGTCTAAATATAACCACACAGCCAAGCGTGGTCTCCTTCTCCCTTACAGAGAACTCCTGCGGAACTGAAAACACACTGAGACATAGTGCCTGGACACTGGCAAAGGCAGCTTCCTGACACAGTCTTTTCCTAACACTATCTCTTGCATCAGTAATCCCAGAAATGCAATATGTCATACCTGAGATGGATGTTTTTGATAATGTTTACAATTATACCATTTCTTCCACTGAGAGCAGGCCTGACAGGTGCCTGTGAGTCACAGGTGCATTTAATTCTTGCAATATACATTAGAGATCATGTATAGATTTCCATAGTAGGCCAAAATCCACTCTGAGCATAGGATATCCTGCTACTAATTTCTTCCTCTGACATTATATGAGAACACAAAAGTAAAATACTATCTAAGGTTCTATTCTGCACATGCTGAAAGCACTGGCAAACCTCCCATTTACTCTGGTTCAGATTGTATGGTACTAGACTCTGGCCTTGTTGATCTaataatacatatatacacatataattCTCTAGTATTGTGAGGTGTCTACCAACTTCTCTTGGTTTACATGACATTGTAACATTCAACCCAAAGCCAGCCTAAGAGGAATTGTATTCCAAGgaacaattctttttttaagtacaaGGATGATTCAcagctgagctcagagctggtCAGCCTTGCAGAAGCTGCATGGATTGTTTGCTCTGGAGGAACTGGTTGggtagtatttttttctgcatcaaGCCTAAGATACAACAAACTTTTGCTGCAGAACTGTACCCTGGAACATTTGAGACGTCAGTTCAAGAGATCCTGACCAGTTCACTGaccttttgctttgctttcttacaCAGGTTCTGTTGTGAGGGTCCTGGTTGGGGAGTCTGATCTGGGGGAATGTTGAATCCACTTGCTTCATCCAGGGCTGCTTCCTCTGTGAGCTGATAGCAACACAAAGCAAGAACTCTCTTGTTTCAAACACAGCTGGGAGCCTCATTCTAGGCCCTAAAGCTCCTGCACTTGTTGCTGTCATGCATTAACAGGAGATGACAAGTCTGAATGCAGCTGGTGTTACCCAGACAGATGTAAGCTCACTGTGCACTCAGAACATTGTGTGTCCATTGTGGAcagtctgcagcagcagcacgggcCTGCAGCTCACacactctgctctgcagtgcaGCTAGCAGGCCCTCAGCATCATGCTAATCACACACATGTGACATATCAGACAAACTTAAGCTCAGGTCTGCCTGCAAGACAATTCAGAGACATTTGAGGGAGAAATGTAGGCGAAAGCTGAGCTACACAGCACACATCTCATCATCCATGTTCTAACTGGctggaggaaaacacagaacaagAAGTGAGGAAGTACCAGCAAAGTGTGGTTACACAGGAGACACACGCAGACCATAAGAGACACTAAGCATGAACGAGAAAGACAATGTGCCAGACTAGAAGTATTGCTGTCAATTGCCTGACAAGTAGTTGAACAGCCCTTGGGAGCTAGTATTGGAAAAATACTAGGAAAGTAAGGAAATGAAACTCTTCCCAggaacagaaacacatttttacgCTCACTGGGTAATACATACACGAGGGATAaccaagaggaagaaaaacaagggcACAGCTGCCACTTCTGACCTGTTTCAGCACTCTGCAAATGGCCTCCTCCTCAGCCACTTCCTCATCGCTGTCAGGGAGCTTATACGCTTCCAGTGTAACTGTAGGAGCAAGAAATGTGAGACTCACACCTGCCTCAAGCCTTGCGCCCACTAATgtaccagagacaattctttgtgGTGTGAGCTGGCTGTGGCATTCTGGCTCTGACCTTTTAAGGTGCAGATTCCTCAAAGAGGATGTTTATTTTGTAACActtggaagagagaaggaaaaggtcCCCACCAAAACCAGAGTTTTGGTTTTACAAGTTTTGTTAACCTCACCAGAGCATGCTAGAACTATCCCAAAGAAGGGTGCAAGACAAAGCAGCCTGACCTCACAGACCCAGCCTTTACCCTCAACTTCCATCTTTCATATTGACTTCATGACAAACCAACCTGTACAACTTTGCAGACAGAACCAATTCTCAGTCTGTTTCTTGCAGAAGAGAGGAATTAAATAGATAAACAATAATAAAGAATTTACTCTATCACAGCAACTGAATTCCTCCCTTGGCACTGTACTTTCAGCTGCTACTCACCTTTCTCTGGGTCCTCGCCTCTGAGTGCTGCCAGTCTCTTGGCAACCTGCAGGATCTTTTCCTGCCTAGTGTTCTCTTCCCGCaattcagcagcagcctctgccagcagcttattcttctcttcctctAGCCGTTTTGGGTCCAGATTTGCAGGGCAAACACAATCTTCACTTTCCCGATTGAGATCATTCAAATTTTGGCTACTAACAGCTGCAGATGGACACACAGAACACACTGGTGACTCAGCAGCAATGTTCCTTGGGCACAGAAAACATGACAAATAATGCTATGAGAGCAGCTTACTGGATAACAAGAGGAAAAGGCACGCCAGTAGGATCTTCACTGTACGTGAAGTTAACGTCAActttagaaaaacagagaatCAGAATAATGCAACCCTGACAAGAAGGAACCATCTCCAAGCAAAGACACCGAGACCCAGTGTGAAGCCAGACGGCTGCTCTTGGTCAGTGTGGGGGATTATAAGGAATGGAATATATAAGGATATGGAATAACTGGACACTCAGTTCACCTGTAAGTTAAATAGGGAGGCACACATTCCCTTCTGAGCATAGCACATGCATTATTAGACATAAACAGGTCTTTAGAAGCCAAAACAGATACCTTGAGGCTGTACTCTTGGTCTGTAATGCTCATCAATGGCAACCTCCTCAGCCAGTTGAGTCAACAGGTCATCTGTCTGCTGGACCAGACTTCGGGTATCGGGAGGCTGGTGTACCTAGGAAACCAGGGGAGTGtgggaaaaagcaaaggagaggaAAGTGGCATACTCAATCAAAGGAGAATTTTGGCAACCAAGATCACCCTAGATGGGAGCAGCATACAAAGATGCCTCCACTGACATTGAGAATCTCAGTTTACAGTTATGCGGTTTCATTTTCAGAGGTGTTGCATGCACACAGCTCTAAGAGCAGTCACCCAAACAAGGCAAAGGGGTGCTGGATGTGTAGGAATACATGCTGCTGGGTCCCAACTCCCAGCTCGGCCACTACCTCCGGTGTAAACAAAGTGCCATTCTCAACAGTGCcagccagcagccccacagAGACCGGTAACAGCTGGGCATGCAGCTGAAAGAACCATAAGGAAATGGTATCTTGGGAGACAAGATCATTCCTGTAGGCTTTCAAGGCATATATCCAACTGATTCCTTTGCCACCTCGGACAAATCGCACTGGGCTTCAATTTCTGGAAAAATTAACAGTATTCTGCCCAGCTGGTATGCAGTAACAACTAGAAGATGTAATTAGAAGGTTGGGCTGATAAGCCTCCAACACAAACACCTCTGAAAAACTATGAGCACTGAGGTAGATAAATGAGTTGAGAGTATAAAACCTTAGCATCTCTGTTAAAAATATACACACAAACTACAGTTGCATTCAAGCTGAAGCAGTGAACTGGGAAAGGCTGGTGATTTGCTTCTGGAGCAAGGACACAATCAGGAAACAGAGGTTCCTGAAGGAAGCTACCTGGACacaaaaaagctgaagaaagaaGAATGGTTAGCATGCTGTGACACCAGTTACTGTGTCAGCATAGAATAAATTGCTGACTAAAGAGTTGAAGGAGCTTACAGGTCTGGGAGCTTGGGAAGGAGGATCTCTCCCCTGCAGGACAGCCAACCGGTCCTCCATTTCCTGTGTGGATGGAACAGGTCTTCGGTCATCCTCCTTCAGGGCTGCCAGCCTCGCTTCGATCTCAGCCTGAGTAGGGATGGACTCTGCAATTCAAAATGATCCAAGGGAGGAGATTATTCTGttattgaaaatgaaaagctacatgtttttttcccttaaattgtatttctttctgGAATCAGACTCTGAACACCTGAGCAAAAACCTCACCCGGCCCTGTCGTGAATGAGGGGTCGTACTGCAGTGACTCAGAGACTACCCTGGTGCGAACTGCTATTCCTTTCTTCCAAGTCCTTGCCTCCTTCATAAGTATTAGGGTGATGTCATCTGGAAATCAGCTGACTTGGGATTCTAGGGACAGGCAGAGAAATGAGTGTCTTTTAGGCAGTTCAGTCCCTTGGTCCCACATCTCCTAATGCAATCCCAGACTTATTAGACTGAAACCCTCCCCTGCCAGGTAACGGACGAGAGGCAATGGCTGCAAGTTAttccagaggaggtttagatcagatattaggaagaattccttcacaaaaagggttgtcaagcactggaaaagggtaTCCAGGGAAATGGCTGATTTATCATCCTTGGAGGTATTCAAAAGATACACATCTTGTGAATGTGTAAGATGTGACACTTGGGATTTGGTTATTGGATATgagtggtggacttggcagtgctgggttaatggttggactcagtgattctatgataaCCTGGCAACCACTCTGAAGagagttcttttccttttagagaccacatacattttaaatagtttATTCTCATGCAAGTGACTCAAAGCAGTCCCAAAACCTGACAGCTGTGGACTGGGatgaaaatccttttccttctctctaaGACAAGGCTGGTCAGAACATAGCCCCACAGAGACTGGAACTACTCTTGACCAAGACAGTGATTCACAGGAAAACTTCAAAATAGTTTAGCCAAAGACTTTCATTTCATTCTACTCCAAATGGGTTTGACACAAGTTAATACcccaaaaaatggaaaatgagaaagtgATTTTACAGGTCAGACACTGCTCAAAACTAAGTAGTAGTTTTAAGAGAAACCCCTAGAAGCAAAATGAAACTGGAACATTGATCTAAAACCATTATAGAAGTTGACCACTGTGGGAGCAGAACTTCAATGTCCTATTTTAAGTTTCATCCCCCTAACATAGCCTCTTAAAGCCCAGcacttccctttccctccaggTTCCTTGTTTCCCAAACAGTAGAGTTCCCACCCAAGGCATTTATGGTATTCTCTAAAACTCACTTGGTCGCCTTTCCTCCCTGAGCCTCTCCAGTCTCTCTGCAATAGCTCTATCCTCTTTTGAGAGCCCCTGGTATCTGCAGCCTGCTTGACCCGGGGGTTTTGCAGCTGCCTTCTGTTTGTCtttcagctggttttgtttAGCCTCAAAAGCTGCTACACGCCTGTGACAAGGAAAAAATACGTGACAATTGAGAACAAGAGTTTTAACCTGAAGAAAACATCCTGTGCAACCCAACAGGCTTTCTGAAGAATGCCAGTGCAGAACAGAAATGAGACCACTCTCTCCAATATCAGCACAATGAAGTACTCCTAAGAGCAAGGAAAACCTTAGCTCACAAGAACAGCACACCTGGCAGCGCTTCCCAGGAGACAAGGGACATTTCACCACAAGGTTCCTGTTTCCAAGCCAACTCTGATCAGCCACACATAATTGTGGGCAGGTGGCTGTTCAGGAGTCTATTCAAAGAGcacaccccccacccctccaAGCAAACTAACAAcccaaacagcaaaacaaaagctcCATCCTTAATCCAACTCTGAACAAGCAAATAGCCACACCACAAAGCCCCACTTTTGCTGGTTTCCATAGGGGAAGAGGAGGGTCTAAAAGGCTCGTCTGCAGTAGAAAGTACTGCTTGGCAAGTGCAACTCACTTTTTGTAGTTTTCTGGTGGTGACCATTTTGCTGAACTGCTTTGAGATCCTTCTCTGCAAGACAAAAACGATTTCTCTGAACTCAGGATACTGACAATACTTGACAATACTTGACAATCATCTGGTCTCTCAACTCAAGAGGAATCATTAGGTGTTTCTTGACCTCTTGGTACAGCCCCTTTCTTAACCTCATAAATACTGAGAGGAATCAGCTTATGCAAGGGATTAAGATAATACAGTTGCCCAGGACAGCAAGAGCCTTCACCTCTGTCCTTTGGTCCAG
This window contains:
- the ZFYVE19 gene encoding abscission/NoCut checkpoint regulator → MDSRCYGCASKFSVFKKECGCKNCGRSFCSNCRSFSAVVPRCGNTPQKVCKQCHGKLTGEGSQSSSAKWSPPENYKKRVAAFEAKQNQLKDKQKAAAKPPGQAGCRYQGLSKEDRAIAERLERLREERRPKSIPTQAEIEARLAALKEDDRRPVPSTQEMEDRLAVLQGRDPPSQAPRPVHQPPDTRSLVQQTDDLLTQLAEEVAIDEHYRPRVQPQAVSSQNLNDLNRESEDCVCPANLDPKRLEEEKNKLLAEAAAELREENTRQEKILQVAKRLAALRGEDPEKVTLEAYKLPDSDEEVAEEEAICRVLKQLTEEAALDEASGFNIPPDQTPQPGPSQQNLCKKAKQKSHTPAATALARADDSDEDELPWCCICNEDATLRCHGCDGDLYCQRCFWEGHEEFDLKDHHTSRYHLPCKQK